acatatacatatacatatacatatacatatacatatacatatacatatacatatacatatacatatacatatacatatacatatacatatacatatacatatacatatacatatacatatacatatacatatacatatacatatacatatacatatacatatacatatacatatacatatacatatacatatacatatacatatacatatacatatacatatacatatacatatacatatacatatacatatacatatacatatacatatacatatacatatacatatacatatacatatacatatacatatacatatacatatacatatacatatacatatacatatacatatacatatacatatacatatacatatacatatacatatacatatacatatacatatacatatacatatacatatacatatacatatacatatacatatacatatacatatacatatacatatacatatacatatacatatacatatacatatacatatacatatacatatatatatatgtaatcatggaaataaaataattttctttgcaGTTTTGTCAATATGTTGCCTTATTATGCCTAAGTGCAGATTCATCACCTAATTTCTAGTCCATGTTTTGGAAATAAACTACAATACTTGCACTGGATATCTCATGTAATGGAAGATATACCCACTTGAGGATGATGTTTTTATTGAGAAGCCCCTTTGGTATTACTCCAATCAGATGATTATTCTGCACATACCTGCAATGAATATTCATAAAGCTctgaaaatttttaaaatgaatAATATCACTTAAATAAAATCGGATGAGATAGAGATAAGCTCTACAGAAGTAGATGGAGAACTGTATGGTTATGGTGGAACTCCTACAATAACTAAACTTCTAATAATATGAAAATGCATATAATGATAAAAATTGCATCCACAGCCCCAAGCCACCTAAATCGTAACTTTAACTCGAATTGTAAAACTTACAGTTCCTTTAGACTTGGTAGGTTTGCTAGATAAGAAGGCAGTGGACCAGTTAATTCATTGTTCTCGAGGTGGCTGCATGAAATAAAAAAAGCATTTTGTTAAATTCATGTGAAATCTAAAGTGCAAAATGTACAAGGCATTATCCCTTTACATCTTATTCAGATTTACACTTCGACTAAAATCAGGTATTAGTCCAGTAAGTGAATTCCCATCAAGATGTCTGCAGTAAAAAGAAATTATTCAATATAATATAAAGTAGTTTAAGCCAAACAGATAATCCACAATGATCATCTGAGAAAATTTATCCACTAAGTCTTACATTTCAACCAAGCCTGCTAACTTCGACAATTCTGTTGGAATATCTCCTGTCAAGTTCTTTCCAGACAAGAAACTGCAAAAAAGGTACATCTTTACAATCTTCAACAGTTTGGAATACAAGATATGAAAGGAAAATTGATTTTAATACATGGAAATTATCCTCGGTTGTGGATCTGTACTACACTGCACCCAAGACCATGATGCTGGTAGACATGGATCACCACCTTCTTGTGCCCAATCAGACAGCGGGTAGTGTGAAACCAAACTGGCCATGACAATTGCTGCAACTCATTAAACAAATACATCATAAactcaaaattatatttttatgtaaGTTACAATCTATCCAAATAGATGAGTAGGAGAGATTACCATCTTGAGATCCATAATTTATCTGCAGGTACACATAGATCTCCAGCGCATTCAAGATTGGCCCTCTGGATGAATCATTTGTTTTCTTAAACCCAAAGGAAAAGACAAACGGAAGGGAAACATTGGTGTACCCAGGTTCGTAGAGCCGATACTTCCCTTGAGCATTCTCTTGAACATTGACAGTGGGTTTACTATATGCTGGCATGCCTGGGACTACTAGCTTAAATTTTCTGGTCTCATTTGGACTGAGTTCTTCAATTTCTGCAAAATATGAAAATGCCCAACCATATCCTGGAAAACCATCTAAGTCAAGACGGTAAGTCAAGGATCCATTTTGACCCACCACAGCTGTCTGCATCACTTTTTCAGGCGGCATTTCAAAAGTACTGACGTCTATCGGCATTGTAGTTGATACTCTTTCAGTTCCAGGAGCAACATCGACAAGGTAATTTGCTCTCCTTTTAGCATCTGATTCCCATATTCTATCAAATGGGTCATCGGGAAACCTATAATGATAAAAGTTTCACTAAACAAGGTTTAGGAGGCAAGTCTGCCTTTCCAGATTTTGAAGACAAAAATATATGGAACATCAGGTTTTGCAAACAAAAATGCACGTATAGAAAAGGGAATTCAGCAGAAAaggagtatatatatgtatatacatatatatacatacttatatacACAAATATTTGAATTTTCTCCTCTTTACTCTACTGTGGCAAATGTTCACACTTTCAGATTTTACATGAAATGTATATAAGCTTTACCTAAATGGTATGCCAGACCTTACATTTCTTGTTTCTGATTATATAGGCTCAACATATATCATGAGAATTCATAATACGATAGTGCTAGGTGATTTTGGTgtcttaacatatttaattggtCAAGCAATTTTTATGCTATCTTTTTGTCATACAAAAGAGCAAAATCTATGAATTAAAGTGGTTTTGAAGGAAATCTCCTAATTTGGTTGCTATCTAAAGTGGAAAAAGTTGGGCATGGACAGAAATGGGTTGGAAGGAGTATCAGAAGTATGTCAATATCGCATTGCTTTAAAGGCATTGGATTGGCTTCAAATGATCTCAACAAAAAGTATTAGTTCCAATTAAGAAAGGCAAAAGCCGGACAAGAACCAGCTATGTTCTGGTCAGCCAccaattgaaaatgatttttgaaTTGGTTTTGGCTTGAACCTAGCTGAAGCTGATTGGAAACTGACTAAAGCTGAAATCAATGGTAATACATTACTTCTGGCAGTCATTGGATATAGTTAACTTTGATAGAACCTCAAAGGTTCTCTTGACCCATAGCCTGAAAAGACCATCGCTGCCATGGTCTCCATAAGGCCAACTGTTCGACCTACCCTTGCAGAACATCATAAGAAAATCAGTGAGACGATAAAATTCACAGGTCTCCCAAGATGTCATCACCAAAGTAATGGAATGTTTAGAATATGTGTTGCGTAATGCCATAAAAAGACCAAAATCATTGATAGCCTACAAACCTTTAGTGTCCTATTGCTTCTTGTATGCTTCTCTGCAAGTACACTTGTATATTCTTGTTCAGAAAGTTAAGTTGAATTGCCAACCCCATTTAGCGGCACAACCTAAACTAGTAAATACACTCCACCTTCTCCTTGTATATGGACTAACTAATGATAACTAAATGCACTCGATAGACTGAATACAAAATAATGtggaaattttaaatttaaaaccaaTATTGTTCTTTATCGAGTTATTTACCATCTTAGAATCCAACTCTACCCATTCTTGAAGTGAACAACACTCAGCATTTGAGGATGTACCCACAGTGTAAGGCCTTAAAAGATTTCTTCTTGAGCTTTCAGGTTGATTCATTTATTTAAcaatcatttttttatatatttatatgaggCATTGTTGTGTGTGAATAAACCACTACGAAATTAGGTTGCGATACTATATCTGATCCTGCATCCAACTAGAAAATAAATATGAACATATCACAAAATAGAATCATTGCCTTAGGACTTATGAACAAATcactaacaaaaagaaacatatgtTCTAGTACCTTACTGAATCAGTACTCTCTGCGCCAAAATTTATTCTCGCCGACAGTTTGAGAAAGAATTGAGTTTCGTATATTGTATAATAGAGTGAGCCATTAAATTGACGAAGTTCGAGTGTGGAGATAAATGGTTGCCCAGTACTAGCATTAGATAAGCAAACACTAACTGTGGGAGAAGAGGTCAATAAAACCAGCTCTTGAACTTCTATGGTTGCTGCATCTGATATCACAATGGTGGACCAATACGTTGCCCCAAGAAAGATATCGAACTTTGGGTAAACATTACTTCTATCAAAGTTCCCATACAAGAAAGTTGCTCTTACTAGGTAGCGGGTCCTCGACTTCACACTCAATGTATAACAGTACTTACTGCTATCTGCCGGAAAATATCGCACTTTCATATATTGCTTCCGGCTCTCACCAGGGATGGATATGCTGGCAGTTTGTCCATGTATAATGTTACTGTCCGGAGTCCACTCAAGTCCAATATCATCTGTATATTCATCTGTACCCCCACAGTCCAAACTTATAAAACCTGCATCAGAAAAATTAGGTAAGTAGGAAAGATTAATCTTCACATCTAAAACCATAAGCAAATTGTTTCTTACAGGGACAACAATTTTAATGAGACAATAAGTTTTGTAGGATGAACTGCAAGAGAAGTTATCCGTCGTGTTTGGCCCTTCTTAGAACATCATCTTGGCAAGCAATAACAAGCTAGAGCATGCAGAAACCTATGCTATCTCTTCGTTCTGGCCCTTACAATCAACATAGATAACAACAGACTTAGATGACAAAAAAAATTGTTATTCACATAAGCAAATCAAAATCCCTTAATTGCACATTCAAATTTCTTTGCTCTGGTTTAGTACAATCAACATGATCTTGATAGTTGAGATCAATAGAAAgctaaaatttcttttttttttcccaacatCTAATCTGCAAATCTCACCAGTATCTTTTAAGATACATAAAGTTCACAATACCCTATCTTATGCAAATTAAAATAGCGTGCCTAATGCATCGAGACCAAAAGTTCTAACCTTTTATGAGAGAGAAAATATTAAGGTGGAAAACAACAAATCTTTCACTTAAATCAGAAGCGCATGGAGCTGTTTTGCGCACATATTTACACACAATCATAAGGATCTCTTTTCATCCGTCCATAAAGGAGATCACAAACAAAAGAGCACAGAAGTAAGAAATCATCACCGACGGGCTCACCAAGACCTAAACAGAGACGAGCACCAAGAAGTTACCAGGCATCTGAGCCGCCGACGatgagaggaagaggacgagaagGAAGACGACGAGGAGAAGTGGCGCGGCCATCTCTGCTCCCGAGCGGAAGAGAGTGACGAACTCGCCCTCAGCCTTTCTATATGCATACTTTTCCGGAG
The window above is part of the Musa acuminata AAA Group cultivar baxijiao chromosome BXJ2-6, Cavendish_Baxijiao_AAA, whole genome shotgun sequence genome. Proteins encoded here:
- the LOC135615869 gene encoding probable LRR receptor-like serine/threonine-protein kinase At1g67720 isoform X1, translated to MAAPLLLVVFLLVLFLSSSAAQMPGFISLDCGGTDEYTDDIGLEWTPDSNIIHGQTASISIPGESRKQYMKVRYFPADSSKYCYTLSVKSRTRYLVRATFLYGNFDRSNVYPKFDIFLGATYWSTIVISDAATIEVQELVLLTSSPTVSVCLSNASTGQPFISTLELRQFNGSLYYTIYETQFFLKLSARINFGAESTDSVRFPDDPFDRIWESDAKRRANYLVDVAPGTERVSTTMPIDVSTFEMPPEKVMQTAVVGQNGSLTYRLDLDGFPGYGWAFSYFAEIEELSPNETRKFKLVVPGMPAYSKPTVNVQENAQGKYRLYEPGYTNVSLPFVFSFGFKKTNDSSRGPILNALEIYVYLQINYGSQDAIVMASLVSHYPLSDWAQEGGDPCLPASWSWVQCSTDPQPRIISIFLSGKNLTGDIPTELSKLAGLVEIHLDGNSLTGLIPDFSRSVNLNKIHLENNELTGPLPSYLANLPSLKELYVQNNHLIGVIPKGLLNKNIILNYSGNKGLHKESKDLYHVIIIVFSVLGACLFLLSIIICCLFLRKTRKNLPKDDVPNVQPAQKLGTFFSEVSAETAHRYTLSEIEDATGKFERRIGSGGFGIVYYGKMVDGKEIAVKVLTNDSYQGIREFLNEVTLLSRIHHRNLVTFLGYSQQDGRNILVYEFMQNGTLKEHLPGPLAHERNLSWINRLEIAEDAAKGIEYLHTGCFPTIIHRDLKSSNILLDKHMRAKVADFGLSKPAVDGSHISSIVRGTVGYLDPEYYTSQQLTEKSDVYSFGVILLELISGQEPISSESFGLNCRNIVAWAKSHVESGNIEAIIDPSLRDDYNVQSVWKIAEISIMCVKLHGSQRPSITEVLKEIQGAIEVERGSRLGGDHTMGPQSKNSTDHSMNSNAGELATPDQNVTFPEFFLGPGLR
- the LOC135615869 gene encoding probable LRR receptor-like serine/threonine-protein kinase At1g67720 isoform X2, which gives rise to MKVRYFPADSSKYCYTLSVKSRTRYLVRATFLYGNFDRSNVYPKFDIFLGATYWSTIVISDAATIEVQELVLLTSSPTVSVCLSNASTGQPFISTLELRQFNGSLYYTIYETQFFLKLSARINFGAESTDSVRFPDDPFDRIWESDAKRRANYLVDVAPGTERVSTTMPIDVSTFEMPPEKVMQTAVVGQNGSLTYRLDLDGFPGYGWAFSYFAEIEELSPNETRKFKLVVPGMPAYSKPTVNVQENAQGKYRLYEPGYTNVSLPFVFSFGFKKTNDSSRGPILNALEIYVYLQINYGSQDAIVMASLVSHYPLSDWAQEGGDPCLPASWSWVQCSTDPQPRIISIFLSGKNLTGDIPTELSKLAGLVEIHLDGNSLTGLIPDFSRSVNLNKIHLENNELTGPLPSYLANLPSLKELYVQNNHLIGVIPKGLLNKNIILNYSGNKGLHKESKDLYHVIIIVFSVLGACLFLLSIIICCLFLRKTRKNLPKDDVPNVQPAQKLGTFFSEVSAETAHRYTLSEIEDATGKFERRIGSGGFGIVYYGKMVDGKEIAVKVLTNDSYQGIREFLNEVTLLSRIHHRNLVTFLGYSQQDGRNILVYEFMQNGTLKEHLPGPLAHERNLSWINRLEIAEDAAKGIEYLHTGCFPTIIHRDLKSSNILLDKHMRAKVADFGLSKPAVDGSHISSIVRGTVGYLDPEYYTSQQLTEKSDVYSFGVILLELISGQEPISSESFGLNCRNIVAWAKSHVESGNIEAIIDPSLRDDYNVQSVWKIAEISIMCVKLHGSQRPSITEVLKEIQGAIEVERGSRLGGDHTMGPQSKNSTDHSMNSNAGELATPDQNVTFPEFFLGPGLR